One Nostoc punctiforme PCC 73102 DNA window includes the following coding sequences:
- the tsf gene encoding translation elongation factor Ts, with amino-acid sequence MAEISAKLVQELRQKTGAGMMDCKKALIETEGNVEEAADWLRKKGISKAGAKSDRVAAEGLVDTYIQPGGQVGVLIEVNCQTDFVARNEAFKALVKNLAKQAAAADSVESLLAQQYADSPGGTVEEFIKQTIATLGENIQVRRFVNFALAEGTQGVVDSYIHTGGRVGVLVELGSQSESVATNQEFQSLARNTAMQVAACPNVEYVSVDQIPAEVAQKEKDIEMGKDDLANKPENIKEKIVQGRIEKRLKELTLIDQPYIRDQSISVEDLFKQAKTKLGEEIQVTRFVRYILGEGIEKQEISFADEVAAQMGGK; translated from the coding sequence ATGGCGGAAATATCTGCAAAACTCGTCCAAGAGCTACGCCAAAAAACTGGTGCCGGCATGATGGACTGCAAAAAAGCGCTGATAGAGACTGAAGGTAACGTAGAAGAAGCCGCAGACTGGCTACGGAAAAAGGGCATCTCTAAAGCGGGGGCAAAAAGCGATCGCGTTGCGGCAGAAGGTCTAGTAGACACTTACATTCAGCCAGGTGGCCAAGTGGGTGTACTCATTGAAGTCAACTGCCAAACCGACTTTGTTGCTCGTAACGAAGCTTTTAAAGCTTTAGTTAAGAACCTGGCAAAGCAAGCAGCGGCAGCTGATAGTGTTGAGTCTTTGTTGGCTCAACAGTATGCTGATAGTCCAGGCGGGACTGTAGAAGAATTCATCAAGCAAACGATTGCTACGCTCGGTGAAAATATCCAAGTGCGCCGCTTTGTTAATTTTGCACTAGCAGAAGGCACGCAAGGTGTAGTAGACAGCTACATTCACACTGGCGGTCGAGTTGGTGTATTAGTAGAACTAGGTTCTCAAAGTGAGTCAGTGGCTACCAATCAAGAGTTCCAAAGCTTGGCACGGAACACTGCAATGCAAGTTGCGGCTTGTCCAAATGTCGAGTATGTAAGTGTAGACCAAATCCCCGCCGAAGTTGCCCAAAAAGAAAAAGACATTGAAATGGGCAAGGATGATTTGGCGAACAAGCCAGAGAATATCAAAGAAAAGATTGTTCAGGGACGGATTGAAAAACGCCTGAAAGAATTGACTTTGATCGATCAGCCTTACATCCGCGATCAGAGTATTTCCGTGGAAGACCTCTTTAAGCAAGCGAAGACGAAATTAGGCGAAGAGATTCAAGTGACTCGCTTTGTCCGCTATATATTGGGCGAAGGTATTGAGAAGCAAGAAATTAGCTTTGCTGATGAAGTCGCTGCACAAATGGGCGGTAAGTAA
- the rpsB gene encoding 30S ribosomal protein S2, with protein sequence MPVVSLAQMMESGVHFGHQTRRWNPKMSPYIYTSRNGVHIIDLVQTAQLMDNAYNYMRSHAEQGKKFLFVGTKRQAAGIIAQEASRCGSHYINQRWLGGMLTNWATIKTRVDRLKDLERREETGALDLLPKKEASMLRREMTKLQKYLGGIKTMRKVPDIVVIVDQRREYNAVQECQKLNIPIVSMLDTNCDPDVVDIPIPANDDAIRSIKLIVGKLADAIYEGRHGQLDAEDDYEDYDGSEYDDDYEETEYTDAVIPDEETEE encoded by the coding sequence ATGCCAGTAGTTTCATTGGCTCAAATGATGGAGTCAGGGGTTCACTTTGGGCATCAGACCCGGCGTTGGAACCCAAAAATGTCTCCTTACATTTATACTTCCCGCAATGGCGTGCATATTATCGACTTGGTGCAAACTGCCCAGTTGATGGATAATGCCTACAATTACATGCGATCGCACGCAGAACAAGGGAAGAAATTTCTTTTTGTCGGCACCAAGCGCCAAGCAGCTGGAATTATTGCCCAAGAAGCTAGCCGTTGTGGTTCCCACTACATTAACCAACGCTGGTTGGGCGGAATGTTGACCAACTGGGCAACCATCAAAACACGGGTTGACCGCCTGAAAGATTTAGAACGCCGTGAGGAAACTGGCGCACTAGATTTATTACCGAAAAAAGAAGCCTCAATGCTACGTCGGGAAATGACGAAGCTTCAAAAATATTTAGGCGGCATTAAAACAATGCGGAAAGTGCCCGATATCGTGGTAATCGTAGACCAACGACGGGAATATAACGCAGTTCAAGAATGCCAAAAGCTGAATATTCCCATTGTGTCCATGTTGGATACAAACTGCGATCCAGATGTAGTAGATATCCCCATCCCAGCAAACGACGATGCTATCAGATCAATTAAGCTGATAGTCGGAAAATTGGCAGATGCCATTTATGAAGGTCGTCACGGTCAGCTAGATGCTGAAGATGATTACGAAGATTACGACGGTAGTGAGTATGACGATGACTACGAAGAAACCGAATATACTGATGCCGTAATTCCCGACGAAGAAACAGAAGAATAG
- a CDS encoding Uma2 family endonuclease, with protein sequence MTATLPVSVESEIFYPSADGQPVAETYDHLYALLTTLEVLKQYLANRQATVLGNQFLYYAQGFPKLRVAPDVMVIFDVAPGGRDNYKIWEEGQVPTVIFEMTSFGTKGQDEIFKKTLYEQLGVKEYWLFDPKGEWVEQQLSGYRLRGEIYEPIQDGRSEPLQLRLVVDGRLIGFYREDTGEKLLIPNELAEALRQEVLARQQAEELVEQERQRAEHAELQIEQLKARLRSLNVDPDTIQ encoded by the coding sequence ATGACGGCTACTTTACCTGTTAGTGTCGAATCAGAAATATTCTACCCCAGTGCTGATGGTCAACCAGTGGCAGAAACTTACGACCACCTTTATGCCTTACTAACTACCTTAGAAGTCCTGAAGCAGTATTTGGCAAATCGTCAGGCAACAGTATTGGGAAATCAATTTCTTTACTATGCACAAGGCTTTCCTAAGTTGCGGGTAGCCCCAGACGTGATGGTGATTTTTGATGTTGCACCCGGTGGTCGGGACAACTATAAAATCTGGGAAGAGGGTCAAGTACCCACAGTTATTTTTGAAATGACATCCTTTGGGACTAAGGGACAAGACGAAATCTTTAAAAAGACCCTCTATGAGCAGTTAGGTGTCAAGGAATACTGGCTATTTGACCCTAAAGGCGAGTGGGTGGAACAACAGCTAAGTGGCTATCGCCTGCGGGGAGAAATTTACGAACCCATACAAGATGGGCGCAGTGAACCCTTACAACTGCGCTTGGTGGTTGATGGAAGGCTAATTGGATTTTATCGAGAGGATACAGGGGAAAAATTACTGATTCCAAATGAACTGGCAGAAGCTTTACGACAAGAAGTTTTAGCAAGACAGCAGGCAGAAGAACTAGTAGAACAGGAACGCCAACGAGCAGAACATGCAGAATTGCAGATAGAACAGTTAAAGGCGAGGTTGCGATCGCTCAATGTAGATCCTGATACTATTCAGTAA
- a CDS encoding HAD-IIB family hydrolase, with product MSRHQNIPALSDVSSTNFSNIRLIATDMDGTLTRRGKFTTPLLQALEDLAAVDIKVLIVTGRSAGWVSGLSSLMPVAGAIAENGGLYFPPGNHKPVVLTPVSDLAKHRQHLATTFENLQTKFPQIQESADNRFRVTDWTFDVADLNQDELQTLDSLCQQMGWGFTYSNVQCHIKPQGQDKAVGLLQVLREYLPQYSPEQIVTVGDSPNDESLFERRYFPVSVGVANVLEYMNQLKYHPAYITNAAEGEGFCELSSYILKSLHIPS from the coding sequence ATGTCCAGACACCAGAATATCCCTGCCCTGTCTGACGTTTCATCTACAAACTTTAGCAATATTCGTCTGATAGCCACAGACATGGATGGCACTCTAACTAGACGAGGGAAATTTACTACCCCACTGCTACAAGCTTTAGAGGATTTAGCGGCAGTTGACATTAAGGTGCTGATTGTTACAGGGCGTTCTGCTGGGTGGGTGAGTGGATTGAGTAGCCTGATGCCAGTGGCAGGTGCGATCGCAGAAAATGGTGGTTTGTACTTTCCACCTGGGAATCACAAACCAGTAGTATTAACACCTGTTTCCGATTTAGCCAAACATCGCCAGCACTTGGCTACGACTTTTGAAAATTTACAAACTAAATTTCCTCAAATCCAAGAATCTGCTGATAATCGCTTTCGCGTCACTGACTGGACTTTTGATGTAGCTGATTTGAATCAAGATGAACTACAAACCCTAGATAGTCTTTGTCAACAAATGGGTTGGGGATTTACCTATAGCAACGTGCAGTGTCACATTAAACCCCAAGGGCAAGATAAAGCTGTGGGATTGTTGCAGGTATTGCGCGAATATTTGCCCCAGTACTCACCAGAACAAATTGTCACTGTTGGCGATAGTCCCAATGACGAAAGTTTATTTGAGCGGCGTTATTTTCCTGTTTCTGTAGGCGTGGCAAACGTTTTGGAATATATGAATCAGTTGAAATATCACCCTGCTTATATTACCAATGCCGCCGAAGGTGAAGGATTTTGTGAGTTATCTAGTTATATTTTGAAAAGCTTGCACATCCCAAGTTAG
- a CDS encoding DevA family ABC transporter ATP-binding protein produces the protein MIEKEPVIAIKNLNHYYGKGALRKQILFDINLEIYPGEIVIMTGPSGSGKTTLLSLIGGLRSVQEGSLKFLGEELVGVSQNKLVQMRRNIGYIFQAHNLLGFLTAKQNVQMAVELNDNISQTEAMAKSKAMLGSVGLEERVDYYPDNLSGGQKQRIAIARALVNRPPLVLADEPTAALDKQSGRDVVEIMQSLAKNQGTTILLVTHDNRILDIADRIVEMEDGLLTRNSSNAPI, from the coding sequence ATGATAGAAAAAGAACCTGTAATTGCCATTAAGAATCTCAATCATTACTATGGCAAAGGCGCATTGAGAAAACAGATATTATTTGACATCAACCTAGAAATTTATCCTGGTGAAATTGTAATTATGACCGGGCCATCAGGTTCCGGTAAAACCACATTACTGAGCTTAATTGGTGGTTTGCGGTCTGTACAAGAGGGAAGTTTAAAATTTTTAGGTGAAGAACTCGTTGGTGTCAGTCAAAACAAACTGGTACAAATGCGACGCAACATTGGTTATATTTTTCAAGCTCACAATTTACTAGGGTTCTTGACTGCGAAGCAAAACGTGCAAATGGCGGTAGAGTTGAATGATAATATTTCTCAAACAGAAGCAATGGCTAAATCAAAAGCCATGCTGGGGTCTGTTGGTTTAGAAGAACGAGTTGACTACTACCCAGATAATCTTTCTGGTGGACAGAAACAAAGAATTGCGATCGCTCGCGCCTTAGTGAATCGTCCGCCACTGGTGCTAGCAGATGAACCAACAGCAGCATTAGACAAACAATCAGGACGCGATGTTGTGGAAATAATGCAGAGTCTAGCCAAAAATCAGGGAACCACCATCTTATTAGTGACACACGACAACCGCATTTTAGACATAGCCGATCGCATCGTAGAAATGGAAGATGGTCTTTTAACCCGTAATTCCTCAAATGCACCCATTTAG
- the devC gene encoding ABC transporter permease DevC, whose amino-acid sequence MNQKIPLSWLQLTREKTRLAVALAGISFADILMFMQLGFRDALYYSNVRFHNSLQGDIVLINSQSSAVLAMRSFSQRRLYKALELPAVQSVHPIYLDFTIWKNPITGRPRSILIFGMNPETNILNLPGVQENLDKLKLPDVVLFDRSSRVEYGPIAASYSQGKTVTAEVRRRRIKVEGLFTLGASFGADGNLITSDINFLRIFSNRQKGLIDIGLIRLKPGADAQVVAQELRQYLPKEVNVLTKQEFIDFERNYWANSTAIGFIFTLGTVMGFIVGTVIVYQILYTEVADHLAEYATLKAIGYTQNYLLTVILQEALLLAILGYFPGIFFALFMYQSARDATLLPVFMSFDRAVMVLILTMLMCIISGAIAVRKLRSADPADIF is encoded by the coding sequence ATGAATCAAAAAATACCTCTGTCGTGGCTACAACTGACAAGGGAAAAAACTCGCCTAGCTGTGGCTTTAGCAGGAATTTCTTTTGCTGATATTTTAATGTTTATGCAACTCGGCTTTCGGGATGCCTTATATTATAGTAACGTTAGATTTCATAACAGCTTGCAAGGTGATATTGTCTTAATTAATAGTCAATCTAGTGCTGTTTTAGCAATGAGGAGCTTTTCTCAAAGACGTTTATATAAAGCTTTAGAGTTACCCGCAGTACAATCAGTACATCCTATATATTTGGACTTTACAATCTGGAAAAATCCTATAACAGGCCGTCCTCGTAGTATTCTAATTTTTGGAATGAACCCAGAAACTAATATACTTAACTTACCTGGTGTTCAGGAGAATTTAGATAAACTTAAACTCCCTGATGTCGTTTTATTTGACCGTTCTTCACGGGTAGAGTATGGGCCTATAGCTGCTAGTTATAGCCAAGGAAAGACTGTAACAGCAGAAGTACGAAGGCGGCGGATTAAAGTAGAGGGACTATTTACATTAGGTGCATCATTCGGCGCAGATGGTAATTTAATTACGAGTGATATTAACTTTCTACGAATATTTAGTAATCGTCAAAAAGGATTAATTGATATTGGGCTGATTAGATTAAAGCCGGGAGCAGATGCTCAAGTTGTTGCCCAAGAACTACGACAGTATTTACCTAAAGAGGTAAATGTTTTAACTAAGCAAGAATTTATTGATTTTGAGCGGAATTATTGGGCAAACAGTACAGCTATTGGATTTATTTTCACATTAGGGACTGTCATGGGTTTCATTGTAGGAACTGTCATTGTTTATCAGATTCTTTATACAGAAGTTGCAGATCACTTAGCTGAATATGCTACTCTCAAAGCAATAGGCTATACACAAAACTATTTATTAACCGTAATTCTTCAAGAGGCTTTGCTATTAGCTATTTTAGGATATTTCCCTGGAATATTTTTTGCTTTATTTATGTATCAAAGTGCTAGAGATGCAACACTTTTACCAGTTTTTATGAGTTTTGATCGTGCCGTAATGGTTTTGATTTTGACTATGCTGATGTGTATTATTTCCGGTGCGATCGCAGTCCGGAAATTACGTTCCGCAGATCCAGCAGATATCTTTTAA
- a CDS encoding HlyD family efflux transporter periplasmic adaptor subunit, whose amino-acid sequence MSRVTEKPKPSEQALNQEQPKIWWGIAVAVPIVIAAGILGTAKIEQLRKLTTSVPVMPSTNSISAVGRLEPRGEVVKLSAPSSGLAPSSRIQQLLVREGEQVKQGQILAILDNRDTQIAGLEEAKAKVQEARANLAQVRAGSPRDIQAQRAVVARLQAQFVGERDAQQATIARIAAQLSGDKLVQQATVNRLEAELSGQREALRATLTRIRAEQRNAQVDAGRYDFLYREGAISQQERDRRRLSAVTSNQQVAESQATLKQTLATIRQQLAEARANQIQNLATLQQQLIEAKVNRDKTLATLQRQIEEEKAKLSRILDVSPTDVQVAQAQVSNAIANVRKAEAQLRLSYVQAPIAGEILKVYTKSGEAIGANGIAEIGQTSQMYVIAEVAEDSIGKVQIGQNATISSDNGAFSGELKGTVTEIGRKIGKKDVLNTDPAADVDARVVEVKIALPPEDSQKVSGLTYAKVVVEINN is encoded by the coding sequence ATGTCAAGGGTGACTGAAAAGCCAAAGCCAAGTGAGCAGGCACTTAATCAAGAACAACCTAAGATTTGGTGGGGTATCGCTGTAGCTGTGCCTATAGTAATCGCGGCTGGGATACTAGGTACAGCCAAAATCGAGCAGCTGAGAAAACTCACTACATCTGTACCCGTAATGCCATCTACCAATAGCATTAGTGCTGTAGGGCGTTTGGAACCACGAGGCGAAGTTGTTAAATTGTCCGCCCCATCATCAGGATTAGCGCCATCGTCACGAATTCAGCAACTTCTGGTGAGAGAGGGTGAACAAGTAAAGCAAGGCCAAATTTTGGCAATTTTGGACAACCGCGATACCCAAATAGCTGGACTAGAAGAGGCTAAAGCCAAAGTGCAAGAAGCCCGTGCGAATTTAGCGCAAGTTAGGGCTGGATCTCCAAGAGATATTCAAGCTCAAAGAGCAGTTGTTGCTCGCTTACAAGCGCAGTTTGTTGGGGAAAGGGATGCTCAACAAGCAACGATCGCCCGGATTGCAGCTCAATTAAGTGGGGATAAACTTGTTCAGCAAGCAACTGTGAATCGTTTAGAAGCTGAACTCAGTGGGCAAAGAGAAGCTCTCAGAGCAACGCTTACACGTATCCGAGCCGAACAGCGCAATGCCCAAGTCGATGCCGGACGCTATGATTTTTTATACCGAGAAGGTGCGATTTCTCAGCAAGAGCGCGATCGCAGACGCTTGAGTGCAGTAACTTCTAATCAACAGGTGGCCGAAAGCCAAGCTACCCTAAAGCAGACGTTAGCAACCATACGACAGCAACTTGCCGAGGCTAGAGCTAACCAAATACAAAATTTAGCAACATTGCAACAGCAGCTAATCGAAGCGAAAGTTAACCGTGACAAAACTTTAGCAACTTTGCAAAGACAAATTGAGGAAGAAAAGGCCAAACTAAGCAGAATTTTAGATGTTAGTCCTACCGATGTGCAAGTAGCGCAAGCTCAAGTTAGTAATGCGATCGCAAATGTCAGAAAAGCCGAAGCACAACTAAGGTTAAGCTACGTTCAAGCACCAATTGCTGGAGAGATTTTAAAAGTTTATACCAAGTCAGGTGAAGCCATAGGTGCAAATGGTATTGCTGAAATTGGCCAAACTAGCCAAATGTATGTGATTGCTGAAGTAGCCGAAGACAGCATTGGTAAAGTGCAAATTGGTCAAAACGCCACTATCAGCAGCGATAATGGAGCATTTAGCGGCGAATTGAAGGGAACTGTCACTGAAATTGGCAGAAAAATTGGTAAAAAGGACGTGCTAAATACAGATCCAGCAGCAGATGTGGATGCCAGAGTCGTAGAAGTTAAAATTGCTTTGCCTCCAGAAGATAGCCAAAAGGTTTCTGGTTTAACTTACGCTAAAGTTGTTGTTGAAATTAATAACTAG
- a CDS encoding phycocyanobilin:ferredoxin oxidoreductase, producing the protein MSFTSMPSLREQQHPLIRQLADCIEAAWHQHLDLSPYHLPDELGYVEGRLEGEKLTIENRCYQTPQFRKMHLELANIGNMLDILHCVMFPRPQYNLPMFGCDLVGGRGQISAAIADLSPIQLERTLPESYTTALAQLPVLNFSQPRELPEWGNIFSDFCIFVRPGSPEEEAMFLSRVREFLDIHCMQAIASHPVSVEQVTQNLAGQHNYCTKQQQNDKTRRVLEKAFGPVWAENYMTTVLFDLPT; encoded by the coding sequence ATGTCATTTACTTCTATGCCCTCGCTGCGTGAGCAACAACATCCCCTAATTCGTCAGCTAGCTGATTGTATTGAGGCAGCTTGGCATCAGCACCTGGATCTATCGCCCTACCATTTGCCTGATGAGTTGGGGTATGTGGAAGGTAGACTAGAAGGCGAAAAACTGACGATTGAAAATCGGTGCTATCAAACGCCCCAGTTTCGCAAAATGCACTTGGAACTGGCAAACATCGGAAATATGCTGGATATTTTGCACTGCGTCATGTTTCCCCGTCCCCAATACAACCTGCCGATGTTTGGTTGTGATTTAGTTGGGGGTAGAGGTCAAATTAGTGCAGCGATCGCAGATCTTTCCCCTATCCAATTAGAGCGCACCTTACCAGAATCTTATACTACTGCACTGGCACAGCTACCAGTGCTTAACTTTTCCCAACCCCGTGAATTACCAGAATGGGGAAATATTTTTTCGGATTTTTGCATCTTTGTGCGTCCCGGTTCCCCAGAAGAAGAAGCAATGTTTCTGTCGCGTGTGCGAGAATTTTTAGACATTCATTGTATGCAAGCGATCGCTTCACATCCTGTTTCAGTCGAACAAGTTACACAAAATCTCGCTGGACAACACAACTACTGTACTAAACAGCAGCAAAACGATAAAACCCGCCGCGTACTAGAAAAAGCCTTTGGTCCAGTTTGGGCAGAAAATTATATGACCACAGTTTTATTCGACCTTCCAACTTAA